A single region of the Vanessa atalanta chromosome Z, ilVanAtal1.2, whole genome shotgun sequence genome encodes:
- the LOC125076156 gene encoding protein eyes shut-like isoform X2 encodes MDCRSVLLFCLAVFLAILLTSVEGRTKKVVIHVPFKVKKIKHTHTVFKTIHHHHSHHDHHDHLDTILPAEEHEHFHHMHLDEAPIVQNHQIPNIGITGMGIPDFLPDAPLDLPLSIPDLPRDITGKPKRLNIPKFIRE; translated from the exons ATGGATTGTCGTTCGGTG cTACTTTTCTGCTTGGCTGTGTTTCTAGCAATACTTCTTACAAGCGTGGAAGG ACGAACAAAAAAAGTGGTCATTCATGTACCatttaaagtgaaaaaaatCAAGCACACGCACACCGTGTTTAAAACCATTCATCACCACCATTCGCATCATGACCACCACGATCATCTCGATACAATACTACCAGCTGAGGAACACGAACATTTTCACCACATGCACCTCGACGAAGCGCCCATCGTCCAGAACCATCAAATTCCCAATATTGGAATAACGGGTATGGGAATCCCGGATTTCTTGCCAGATGCGCCTCTAGATTTGCCTCTAAGTATTCCAGATTTGCCGCGAGATATCACGGGGAAACCAAAGCGACTCAACATTCCTAAGTTCATACGAGAATAG
- the LOC125076228 gene encoding uncharacterized protein LOC125076228 produces the protein MKPLVCNLLERSGQLVNGITGDVNGKSCVVEHRQVRLRLGLATFPAKVTECQIDLSHFVTQRAPLNKLTSFTSSTVMLLLRATCMLLVVAASMGRPYDPEDGEIKSVLPSSGEFEAFYPRQAHGIPNGSSRPAHGHGSFYKHRNPALVDVKNAAAYGFRFDGMRRFNFDDDEE, from the exons ATGAAACCATTAGTATG TAACTTGCTAGAGCGCAGTGGTCAGCTTGTTAATGGTATCACAGGTGACGTAAATGGAAAGTCTTGCGTTGTGGAACATCGTCAGGTCAGATTGCGGTTAGGCTTAGCCACGTTCCCCGCCAAGGTAACCGAGTGCCAAATCGACCTGTCACATTTCGTTACGCAACGAGCACCATTAAATAAGCTCACTTCATTTACATCTTCAACCGTTATG TTGTTGCTACGCGCGACTTGCATGTTGTTAGTTGTGGCGGCATCTATGGGTCGACCGTACGATCCAGAAGATGGAGAAATCAAGAGCGTCCTGCCATCTAGCGGCGAGTTTGAAGCGTTCTATCCGCGGCAAGCACATGGAATACCGAACGGTAGTTCAAGACCTGCGCATGGCCATGGAAGTTTCTATAAGCACCGCAATCCGGCGCTAGTAGACGTGAAAAACGCGGCCGCGTACGGCTTCCGATTTGACGGCATGAGAAGATTCAACTTTGATGATGACGAAGAATAA
- the LOC125076156 gene encoding uncharacterized protein LOC125076156 isoform X1: protein MLREENFCLRSRSLLILCLLQLLFCLAVFLAILLTSVEGRTKKVVIHVPFKVKKIKHTHTVFKTIHHHHSHHDHHDHLDTILPAEEHEHFHHMHLDEAPIVQNHQIPNIGITGMGIPDFLPDAPLDLPLSIPDLPRDITGKPKRLNIPKFIRE, encoded by the exons ATGCTACGAGAAGAGAATTTCTGTTTACGTTCAAGATCATTGCTAATATTGTGTTTACTACAG cTACTTTTCTGCTTGGCTGTGTTTCTAGCAATACTTCTTACAAGCGTGGAAGG ACGAACAAAAAAAGTGGTCATTCATGTACCatttaaagtgaaaaaaatCAAGCACACGCACACCGTGTTTAAAACCATTCATCACCACCATTCGCATCATGACCACCACGATCATCTCGATACAATACTACCAGCTGAGGAACACGAACATTTTCACCACATGCACCTCGACGAAGCGCCCATCGTCCAGAACCATCAAATTCCCAATATTGGAATAACGGGTATGGGAATCCCGGATTTCTTGCCAGATGCGCCTCTAGATTTGCCTCTAAGTATTCCAGATTTGCCGCGAGATATCACGGGGAAACCAAAGCGACTCAACATTCCTAAGTTCATACGAGAATAG
- the LOC125076229 gene encoding uncharacterized protein LOC125076229, translated as MSILLSLVLIASTEGFFLKWGSDSGSQSSQKSWVQPMSPYRYQYMYPYESRKIYQVQQQQYAQPDMQMQQNMAPIPISVPAGASLTPVSLQHVQLVPCMCPVAPEEADKLQEQAGSGPYVAQTYSQAYSIPQQMTVADAPKTTNKQ; from the exons ATGAGCATCCTTCTGAGTTTGGTGCTAATAGCTTCTACGGAGGGGTTCTTCTTAAAATGGGGTTCAGATTCCGG AAGTCAGTCCTCTCAGAAGTCTTGGGTGCAACCGATGTCGCCGTACAGATATCAATACATGTACCCGTATGAGTCCAGAAAAATATACCAAGTACAACAACAACAGTACGCTCAACCCGATATGCAGATGCAACAAAACATGGCTCCGATACCTATCAGCGTGCCCGCTGGAGCAAGTCTCACGCCGGTTTCTCTCCAACACGTACAGCTCGTGCCCTGCATGTGCCCAGTGGCGCCTGAAGAAGCGGACAAACTACAAGAGCAAGCTGGCTCCGGTCCGTACGTCGCGCAGACTTACTCGCAAGCTTATTCCATCCCACAGCAAATGACGGTCGCAGACGCTCCAAAAACGACCAATAAACAGTAA
- the LOC125076293 gene encoding zinc transporter ZIP10-like, with protein MDLIKYALVLFFMFVDSDAGGHGEKHHDHVKLHVPEFIHHDHHTKVITIHHHHHKPKKEHHHHHHHHHQQKPHIIPHGNHYHHHHKKTHSVSKGHSSHKEHGHHGHHGHHGHHGHHGSHGHHGSHGHHGHEHKHHDAPSVGYDSPSVNYDYPAISYEPPKFNYNPGPSYGSDYGSFTPSVPDIPSSPHVHGVVHTVKQVKVFDSLPGALPSVSSSGKVNTAAHGYEVREQEEEGDDDVFTAVNTLSQTYPGTFGYVRSAAAHTENDPFSEIAQQSTAQSPNHDPFAAIEHPTSFANYEGATGSGDAFGTISVPTQGSSLPNIHPSQFTGNAINDATGFDDPNNIIIGDVSSTALLSPDESFSDDSPVSFSREAGIQQTIKTGGVESVVY; from the exons ATGGACTTAATAAAATACGCTTTAGTGCTGTTTTTTATGTTCGTCGACAGCGACGCCGGAGGTCATGGAGAGAAACATCA cGATCACGTCAAGTTACATGTGCCCGAATTCATCCACCACGACCATCATACAAAAGTGATTACAATACACCACCATCATCATAAGCCTAAGAAGGAACATCATcaccaccatcatcatcatcaccaacAAAAGCCACATATTATACCACACGGTAATCATTATCATCACCATCATAAGAAAACTCATTCCGTTTCTAAAGGTCATTCTAGTCATAAGGAACATGGCCATCATGGCCACCATGGTCATCATGGACATCACGGTCACCATGGCTCTCATGGGCACCATGGCTCACATGGTCATCATGGGCATGAACATAAACATCATGATGCACCATCTGTAGGCTACGACTCGCCATCTGTAAACTACGATTATCCCGCTATCAGCTATGAACCAcccaaatttaattacaatcccGGTCCATCTTATGGAAGTGATTATGGATCTTTCACGCCTTCTGTACCAGATATTCCAAGTTCACCTCATGTACACGGTGTCGTTCATACAGTTAAACAAGTTAAAGTATTTGATTCTTTACCCGGTGCATTACCAAGTGTATCATCATCGGGAAAGGTTAATACAGCTGCGCATGGTTATGAAGTAAGAGAACAGGAAGAGGAGGGTGATGATGACGTATTCACTGCCGTTAACACTCTATCGCAAACGTACCCAGGCACTTTTGGATACGTGAGAAGTGCCGCAGCTCATACAGAAAACGATCCCTTTTCAGAGATCGCCCAACAGAGTACCGCTCAATCACCCAATCATGACCCTTTCGCAGCTATAGAACATCCAACCTCATTCGCAAATTACGAAGGTGCAACTGGGTCAGGTGACGCATTTGGTACCATATCTGTCCCAACTCAAGGTTCATCTTTACCAAACATTCACCCTTCACAATTCACTGGAAATGCTATAAATGATGCTACAGGATTTGATGACcctaataacataataataggtGATGTGAGTAGTACTGCTCTTCTATCTCCTGATGAAAGTTTTAGCGATGATTCGCCCGTGTCCTTTAGCAGAGAAGCTGGTATACAGCAAACTATTAAAACTGGCGGGGTTGAAAGCGtcgtttattaa